A region from the Osmerus eperlanus chromosome 11, fOsmEpe2.1, whole genome shotgun sequence genome encodes:
- the trpc4b gene encoding short transient receptor potential channel 4b encodes MRHGQAAISQLYNRTDTSLHRDRIHLKIVRAKSELSGLERAYLRAIEKGDYASVKQALEEAEIYFRININCVDPLGRTALLIAIENENLEIIELLLNYNVFVGDALMHAIRKEVVGAVDVILNHKKPSREKQVPPILLENQFSDFTPDITPIILAAQTNNYEIIKLLLQKGVSIPHPHAVCCNCIECLSSSDVDSLRHSRLRLNIYKALASPSLIALSSEDPFLTAFQLSWELKQLSEVENEFKSEYEALSHQCKQFAKDLLDQTRSSKELETILNYRDDINPLLVENTNDLARLKLAIKYRQKEFVAQPNCQQLLASHWYGDFPGWRRRHWAGKFIICFIIGCLFPVFSLCYLIYPKSSYGLFIRKPFIKFICHTASYLTFLFLLLLASQHIVSTHPNRQGPLPTTVEWMILPWVLGFIWTEIKQMWAEGFQDYLHDWWNLMDFVMNSLYLATISLKTIAYVKYSGFKPRESWEMWHPTLVAEALFAIANIFSSLRLISLFTANSHLGPLQISLGRMLLDILKFLFIYCLVLLAFANGLNQLYFHYETDEGKDCKGIRCELQNNAFSTMFETLQSLFWSIFGLISIYVTNVKADHKFTDFVGATMFGTYSVISMVVLLNMLIAMMNNSYQHIADHADIEWKFARAKLWMSYFEEGGTLPPPFNIIASPKSIWSFITWLKEHIIKRTQAVKTERFGKMGRRAAENVRINHQYQEVLKHLVKRYVAAMIRDAKTKEGLTEENFKELKQDISSFRYEVLGMMKGNISDGRLGQESNIRCSTPDNQFTPSPTFPTAKPQGKIHLFNVTSTILQSATETSTSQASTKLANNPVFPKLVPLATEVRLVCSDYPNDMSDLGQKNKCPDPSSQVFPVSDEPGESDEDQRGCNGGCGVRGRARMSEEQEKEVENQKKEIRPWKPI; translated from the exons ATGCGCCATGGCCAAGCAGCCATTTCACAGCTGTATAACAGAACAGATACTTCATTGCATAGGGACCGCATCCACCTGAAGATTGTCCGGGCTAAATCAGAACTGTCTGGCCTGGAGCGAGCCTATCTGCGTGCTATCGAGAAGGGAGACTACGCTAGTGTCAAACAGGCCCTAGAGGAGGCAGAGATCTATTTCAGGATCAACATCAACTGTGTTGACCCACTGGGACGCACAGCACTACTCATAGCCATTGAGAATGAGAACCTGGAGATCATTGAGCTTCTTCTTAACTACAATGTGTTTGTGGGAGATGCACTGATGCATGCTATCCggaaggaggtggtgggagCTGTGGATGTGATCCTCAACCACAAGAAGCCTAGCAGGGAGAAGCAG GTGCCACCAATCCTGTTGGAAAATCAGTTTTCTGACTTCACCCCAGACATCACCCCCATTATCCTGGCTGCACAAACCAACAACTATGAGATTATCAAGTTGCTGTTGCAAAAGGGTGTATCCATACCTCACCCACATGCAGTGTGTTGCAACTGCATTGAGTGTTTGTCCAGCTCAGATGTGGACAGCCTGCGTCACTCTCGCTTGCGCCTCAACATTTACAAGGCCCTGGCTAGCCCTTCCCTCATAGCCCTCTCCAGCGAGGACCCCTTCCTGACTGCCTTCCAGCTCAGTTGGGAGCTGAAACAGCTCAGCGAGGTGGAGAATGAGTTCAAGTCAGAGTACGAGGCGCTCTCCCACCAGTGTAAGCAGTTTGCCAAGGATTTGCTGGACCAGACTAGGAGTTCCAAAGAGCTGGAAACGATCCTCAACTACCGGGATGACATCAACCCTCTGTTGGTCGAGAACACCAATGACTTGGCCCGTCTGAAGTTGGCCATCAAGTACCGTCAGAAGGAG TTTGTTGCTCAACCAAACTGTCAGCAGCTGTTGGCTTCTCACTGGTATGGCGATTTCCCAGGCTGGAGAAGACGCCACTGGGCAGGGAAGTTCATCATCTGTTTCATCATTGGCTGTCTCTTCCCAGTCTTCTCCCTCTGCTACCTAATCTATCCTAAGAGCAGTTATGGCCTCTTCATACGCAAGCCCTTCATCAAGTTTATCTGCCACACAGCCTCCTACCTCaccttccttttcctcctcctgctggccTCCCAGCACATTGTGTCTACACACCCTAACCGTCAGGGGCCGCTGCCCACAACCGTGGAGTGGATGATCCTGCCCTGGGTCTTAG GCTTCATATGGACAGAGATCAAGCAGATGTGGGCTGAGGGCTTCCAGGACTACCTCCATGACTGGTGGAACCTGATGGACTTTGTCATGAATTCTTTGTATCTTGCCACCATTTCTCTAAAGACTATTGCTTATGTGAAG TACAGTGGCTTCAAACCCAGAGAGAGTTGGGAGATGTGGCATCCTACCTTGGTGGCAGAGGCCTTGTTTGCCATAGCTAacatcttcagctccctgcgGCTCATCTCCCTCTTCACTGCAAACTCCCACCTGGGACCCCTGCAGATCTCCCTTGGCCGCATGCTGTTGGACATCCTCAAGTTCCTTTTTATCTACTGCCTGGTATTGCTGGCCTTCGCAAATGGGCTCAACCAGCTCTACTTCCACTATGAGACAGACGAAGGAAAGGATTGCAAGGGAATTCGATGTGAACTCCAAAACAACGCTTTTTCAAC GATGTTTGAGACCCTGCAGTCTTTGTTCTGGTCCATATTCGGGCTCATCAGTATCTATGTGACCAATGTGAAAGCGGACCACAAGTTCACTGACTTTGTGGGCGCCACCATGTTTGGCACCTATAGTGTCATATCCATGGTGGTTCTGCTCAACATGCTCATCGCTATGATGAACAACTCCTACCAGCATATCGCT GATCATGCTGACATTGAGTGGAAATTTGCAAGAGCAAAGTTGTGGATGAGCTATTTTGAAGAGGGAGGGACTTTGCCGCCCCCTTTTAACATCATTGCCAGTCCAAAGTCCATCTGGTCCTTCATCACATGGTTAAAGGAACACATAATCAAAAGGACACAAGCCGTAAAAACAGAGAGATTTGGAAAGATGGGG AGACGggctgctgaaaatgtgcgaATTAACCACCAGTATCAG GAGGTGCTGAAACATTTGGTAAAGAGATATGTTGCTGCAATGATCAGAGATGCCAAAACAAAGGAAGGGCTTACAGAAGAGAATTTCAAG GAGCTGAAGCAAGACATTTCCAGCTTCCGATATGAAGTCCTTGGGATGATGAAGGGAAACATTTCAGATGGTCGATTAGGTCAAGAAAGTAACATCAGATGTTCTACACCAGACAATCAattcacaccctcccccacatttCCCACTGCCAAACCTCAGGGCAAAATCCACCTCTTTAACGTCACTTCCACAATCCTGCAGAGTGCCACTGAAACCTCCACCTCCCAAGCCTCTACCAAACTAGCCAACAACCCAGTATTCCCTAAGCTTGTTCCCCTAGCTACAGAAGTCAGGCTGGTCTGCAGTGACTATCCCAATGATATGTCAGACTTGGGGCAAAAGAACAAGTGTCCAGACCCCAGCAGTCAGGTGTTTCCTGTGTCAGATGAGCCTGGGGAGTCTGATGAAGACCAGCGGGGCTGCAATGGGGGATGCGGGGTGAGAGGCAGAGCCAGGATGTCAGAGGAGCAAGAGAAGGAGGTTGAGAATCAGAAAAAAGAAATCCGTCCATGGAAGCCAATATAG
- the postnb gene encoding periostin, osteoblast specific factor b isoform X2: MKLFFAAAFAFFVLSAFDRVDSSAYDKIVTHSRIRAKKEGPNVCALQQVMGTKKKYFSTCRNWYQGAICGKKATVLYECCPGYMKLDALRGCPAVAPIDHVYGTLGLVKASSSQDYSDISKLRVEIEGSGSYTFFAPSNDAWDLLEETVRSALVSNVNIELYNALHYHMSNQRLLTKDLRDGMTVTSMYNDLGLYINHYSNGVVTVNCARIIHGNQVATNGVVHVIDRVITAVGNTIQDVIEVDDDLTSLSAVAVASGLLDKLGEPGHYTLFAPTNEAFDKLDKDVLKRLMSDKSVLQALLNFHLLNSVQCSEAIMAGTSFETLEGHNIEIGCNGDSLTVNGITMVLKKDIVTTNGVIHLIDEVLMPDSAKQVMELVGSSQSTFGDMVSELGLSAAMSLEAEYTLLAPMNAAFTDEVMSMDQRYLKVILENHILKEKIVLGQLYNGQRLETIGGKFLRVFVYRTAVCIENACLVRGSKEGSNGALHLMKMLMKPAQASMFQILTDNGGFKIFLSLMEAAGLTDLLKQEGDFTLFAPSDKAFAGVEDGDLAILKGDMNALRTVLLYHFSNGVFIGGGLEPGVTNLLKSLMGSNLRVLSANNTMQVNTIKVPEHDIMATNGVLHFTDSLLYPADQPVGSQDLLWLLKRLFKYIQIKYVSGFRYKEIPLTFMRSSITKVTRVIEGEPSITKVTRVIEGEPSITKVTRVIEGEPSITKVTRVIEGEPTITKVTRVIEGEPSITKVTRVIEGEPSITKVTRVIEGTDLSDFTTIQGNPEVLEMDPDKIAKIIQEGTGRRVTGRRVQAGQRRRISPQPTEERT, translated from the exons ATGAAGCTCTTTTTTGCAGCTGCCTTTGCATTCTTTGTGCTGTCTGCCTTTGATAGGGTTGATTCTTCTGCTTATGACAAAATAGTGACACACAGCCGGATCAGGGCTAAAAAGGAAGG ACCCAATGTCTGCGCTCTCCAGCAAGTCATGGGGACCAAGAAGAAGTACTTCAGTACTTGCCGTAATTGGTACCAAGGGGCCATCTGTGGAAAGAAAGC GACTGTACTGTATGAATGCTGCCCTGGATACATGAAGCTTGATGCCCTGCGTGGTTGCCCAGCAG TGGCCCCAATTGATCACGTGTATGGTACTCTGGGATTGGTGAAGGCCTCCTCAAGCCAAGACTACTCTGACATCTCCAAGCTGAGGGTTGAGATTGAAGGATCTGGATCTTACACTTTCTTTGCTCCCAGTAATGACGCTTGGGATCTTCTGGAAGAG ACAGTGAGGAGTGCCTTGGTCAGCAACGTAAACATAGAGTTGTACAATGCCCTGCACTACCACATGTCCAACCAACGTCTCCTGACAAAAGATCTGAGGGATGGCATGACTGTCACCTCAATGTACAACGACCTGGGCCTCTACATCAATCACTACTCCAATGGG GTGGTCACTGTGAATTGTGCCAGGatcatccatggtaaccaggTGGCAACCAACGGTGTGGTGCATGTCATTGATCGAGTCATAACTGCTGTTGGCAACACCATCCAAGATGTCATTGAGGTTGACGATGATCTGACATCACTGAGT GCTGTTGCTGTGGCCTCTGGCTTGCTAGACAAGCTGGGTGAGCCAGGACACTACACCTTGTTTGCCCCAACTAATGAAGCCTTTGACAAGCTGGACAAGGATGTACTGAAAAGACTCATGAGCGACAAGAGTGTCCTTCAAG CACTGCTGAACTTCCACCTCCTAAACTCTGTCCAGTGTTCTGAGGCCATCATGGCTGGCACCTCCTTTGAGACCCTTGAAGGTCACAACATTGAGATTGGCTGCAATGGCGACAGCCTCACTGTCAATGGTATCACGATGGTACTGAAGAAGGACATTGTCACCACAAATGGTGTCATCCACCTGATCGACGAAGTGCTCATGCCTGACTCTG CCAAGCAGGTTATGGAACTGGTGGGCAGCTCTCAATCCACCTTCGGTGACATGGTGTCTGAGCTGGGCCTATCTGCAGCCATGAGCCTAGAGGCTGAGTACACTCTGCTGGCTCCGATGAACGCAGCCTTCACTG ATGAGGTTATGTCAATGGACCAGAGGTATCTCAAGGTTATTCTGGAGAACCATATTCTGAAAGAAAAGATTGTGCTTGGACAGTTGTACAATGGCCAGCGTCTAGAGACCATTGGAGGGAAGTTCTTGAGGGTCTTTGTTTATCGCACA GCTGTCTGCATTGAGAATGCCTGCCTGGTGAGAGGCAGTAAGGAGGGGAGCAACGGAGCTCTCCACCTGATGAAGATGCTGATGAAGCCTGCTCAGGCAAGCATGTTCCAGATCCTCACTGACAACGGAGGCTTCAA GATATTCTtgtccctgatggaggctgCAGGCTTGACTGACCTGCTGAAGCAGGAGGGAGATTTCACTCTGTTTGCCCCTAGTGATAAAGCCTTTGCTGGTGTGGAAGACGGGGATCTAGCCATACTGAAGG GAGACATGAATGCCTTGAGGACCGTCCTACTTTATCACTTCAGTAATGGTGTCTTTATTGGCGGAGGTCTGGAGCCTGGAGTGACCAACCTTTTGAAGTCTCTTATGGGCAGCAATCTTCGGGTGCTCTCT GCAAACAATACTATGCAGGTTAATACTATCAAGGTTCCTGAACATGATATCATGGCCACAAATGGAGTCCTTCACTTCACAGACAGTCTTCTGTACCCTGCAG ACCAGCCAGTTGGAAGCCAGGATCTCCTATGGCTCCTGAAAAGGCTCTTCAAGTACATTCAGATCAAG TACGTGTCAGGATTCAGATATAAAGAAATTCCCCTTACCTTCATGA GGTCCTCTATCACCAAGGTGACCAGGGTTATTGAAGGTGAACCGTCTATCACTAAGGTGACCCGGGTCATTGAAGGTGAACCGTCCATCACTAAGGTGACCCGGGTCATTGAAGGTGAACCGTCTATCACTAAGGTGACCCGGGTCATTGAAGGTGAGCCGACTATCACCAAGGTGACCAGAGTCATTGAAGGTGAACCGTCTATCACCAAGGTGACCAGGGTCATTGAAGGTGAGCCATCTATCACCAAGGTGACCAGGGTCATTGAAG GAACCGACCTCTCTGATTTTACCACTATTCAGGGTAACCCTGAAGTGCTTGAAATGGACCCTGACAAGATAGCAAAAATCATTCAAG AGGGAACTGGTAGGCGGGTAACTGGGAGAAGAGTTCAAG CTGGACAAAGAAGGAGAATTTCCCCGCAACCCACTGAGGAGAGAACATAG
- the postnb gene encoding periostin, osteoblast specific factor b isoform X1: protein MKLFFAAAFAFFVLSAFDRVDSSAYDKIVTHSRIRAKKEGPNVCALQQVMGTKKKYFSTCRNWYQGAICGKKATVLYECCPGYMKLDALRGCPAVAPIDHVYGTLGLVKASSSQDYSDISKLRVEIEGSGSYTFFAPSNDAWDLLEETVRSALVSNVNIELYNALHYHMSNQRLLTKDLRDGMTVTSMYNDLGLYINHYSNGVVTVNCARIIHGNQVATNGVVHVIDRVITAVGNTIQDVIEVDDDLTSLSAVAVASGLLDKLGEPGHYTLFAPTNEAFDKLDKDVLKRLMSDKSVLQALLNFHLLNSVQCSEAIMAGTSFETLEGHNIEIGCNGDSLTVNGITMVLKKDIVTTNGVIHLIDEVLMPDSAKQVMELVGSSQSTFGDMVSELGLSAAMSLEAEYTLLAPMNAAFTDEVMSMDQRYLKVILENHILKEKIVLGQLYNGQRLETIGGKFLRVFVYRTAVCIENACLVRGSKEGSNGALHLMKMLMKPAQASMFQILTDNGGFKIFLSLMEAAGLTDLLKQEGDFTLFAPSDKAFAGVEDGDLAILKGDMNALRTVLLYHFSNGVFIGGGLEPGVTNLLKSLMGSNLRVLSANNTMQVNTIKVPEHDIMATNGVLHFTDSLLYPADQPVGSQDLLWLLKRLFKYIQIKYVSGFRYKEIPLTFMRSSITKVTRVIEGEPSITKVTRVIEGEPSITKVTRVIEGEPSITKVTRVIEGEPTITKVTRVIEGEPSITKVTRVIEGEPSITKVTRVIEGEPSITKVTRVIEGTDLSDFTTIQGNPEVLEMDPDKIAKIIQEGTGRRVTGRRVQAGQRRRISPQPTEERT from the exons ATGAAGCTCTTTTTTGCAGCTGCCTTTGCATTCTTTGTGCTGTCTGCCTTTGATAGGGTTGATTCTTCTGCTTATGACAAAATAGTGACACACAGCCGGATCAGGGCTAAAAAGGAAGG ACCCAATGTCTGCGCTCTCCAGCAAGTCATGGGGACCAAGAAGAAGTACTTCAGTACTTGCCGTAATTGGTACCAAGGGGCCATCTGTGGAAAGAAAGC GACTGTACTGTATGAATGCTGCCCTGGATACATGAAGCTTGATGCCCTGCGTGGTTGCCCAGCAG TGGCCCCAATTGATCACGTGTATGGTACTCTGGGATTGGTGAAGGCCTCCTCAAGCCAAGACTACTCTGACATCTCCAAGCTGAGGGTTGAGATTGAAGGATCTGGATCTTACACTTTCTTTGCTCCCAGTAATGACGCTTGGGATCTTCTGGAAGAG ACAGTGAGGAGTGCCTTGGTCAGCAACGTAAACATAGAGTTGTACAATGCCCTGCACTACCACATGTCCAACCAACGTCTCCTGACAAAAGATCTGAGGGATGGCATGACTGTCACCTCAATGTACAACGACCTGGGCCTCTACATCAATCACTACTCCAATGGG GTGGTCACTGTGAATTGTGCCAGGatcatccatggtaaccaggTGGCAACCAACGGTGTGGTGCATGTCATTGATCGAGTCATAACTGCTGTTGGCAACACCATCCAAGATGTCATTGAGGTTGACGATGATCTGACATCACTGAGT GCTGTTGCTGTGGCCTCTGGCTTGCTAGACAAGCTGGGTGAGCCAGGACACTACACCTTGTTTGCCCCAACTAATGAAGCCTTTGACAAGCTGGACAAGGATGTACTGAAAAGACTCATGAGCGACAAGAGTGTCCTTCAAG CACTGCTGAACTTCCACCTCCTAAACTCTGTCCAGTGTTCTGAGGCCATCATGGCTGGCACCTCCTTTGAGACCCTTGAAGGTCACAACATTGAGATTGGCTGCAATGGCGACAGCCTCACTGTCAATGGTATCACGATGGTACTGAAGAAGGACATTGTCACCACAAATGGTGTCATCCACCTGATCGACGAAGTGCTCATGCCTGACTCTG CCAAGCAGGTTATGGAACTGGTGGGCAGCTCTCAATCCACCTTCGGTGACATGGTGTCTGAGCTGGGCCTATCTGCAGCCATGAGCCTAGAGGCTGAGTACACTCTGCTGGCTCCGATGAACGCAGCCTTCACTG ATGAGGTTATGTCAATGGACCAGAGGTATCTCAAGGTTATTCTGGAGAACCATATTCTGAAAGAAAAGATTGTGCTTGGACAGTTGTACAATGGCCAGCGTCTAGAGACCATTGGAGGGAAGTTCTTGAGGGTCTTTGTTTATCGCACA GCTGTCTGCATTGAGAATGCCTGCCTGGTGAGAGGCAGTAAGGAGGGGAGCAACGGAGCTCTCCACCTGATGAAGATGCTGATGAAGCCTGCTCAGGCAAGCATGTTCCAGATCCTCACTGACAACGGAGGCTTCAA GATATTCTtgtccctgatggaggctgCAGGCTTGACTGACCTGCTGAAGCAGGAGGGAGATTTCACTCTGTTTGCCCCTAGTGATAAAGCCTTTGCTGGTGTGGAAGACGGGGATCTAGCCATACTGAAGG GAGACATGAATGCCTTGAGGACCGTCCTACTTTATCACTTCAGTAATGGTGTCTTTATTGGCGGAGGTCTGGAGCCTGGAGTGACCAACCTTTTGAAGTCTCTTATGGGCAGCAATCTTCGGGTGCTCTCT GCAAACAATACTATGCAGGTTAATACTATCAAGGTTCCTGAACATGATATCATGGCCACAAATGGAGTCCTTCACTTCACAGACAGTCTTCTGTACCCTGCAG ACCAGCCAGTTGGAAGCCAGGATCTCCTATGGCTCCTGAAAAGGCTCTTCAAGTACATTCAGATCAAG TACGTGTCAGGATTCAGATATAAAGAAATTCCCCTTACCTTCATGA GGTCCTCTATCACCAAGGTGACCAGGGTTATTGAAGGTGAACCGTCTATCACTAAGGTGACCCGGGTCATTGAAGGTGAACCGTCCATCACTAAGGTGACCCGGGTCATTGAAGGTGAACCGTCTATCACTAAGGTGACCCGGGTCATTGAAGGTGAGCCGACTATCACCAAGGTGACCAGAGTCATTGAAGGTGAACCGTCTATCACCAAGGTGACCAGGGTCATTGAAGGTGAGCCATCTATCACCAAGGTGACCAGGGTCATTGAAGGTGAGCCGTCTATCACCAAGGTTACCAGGGTCATTGAAG GAACCGACCTCTCTGATTTTACCACTATTCAGGGTAACCCTGAAGTGCTTGAAATGGACCCTGACAAGATAGCAAAAATCATTCAAG AGGGAACTGGTAGGCGGGTAACTGGGAGAAGAGTTCAAG CTGGACAAAGAAGGAGAATTTCCCCGCAACCCACTGAGGAGAGAACATAG